TACTGCATATACTCAAATTGTGGTATTAGACATTGACAAGCTCACAAAGGAACAATTAACCAATGCTAAAGCATTGGCACAGGAAACGCCTTATACTTATTCGGCTTTTATAAGTCCGTCAGGTAATGGGTTAAAGATTTTTGTAAAAGTCAATTCATCACAAGAAAACCACAAAGAAGCCTTTATAGCACTACAAAAATTCTATGAAGATTTTTTAGGATTGCCTATTGACAAATCAGGCAAAGACGTTCCAGTTCGGTTTTATCGTCTAAAACCACTTCTTTAGGCAGACCCCCATCATAATTTATAATTTGGCAATCGTCATATCAAAGAGTTGCGCTATCTTTTGGGCTTCTTCAATAGCCAAACTTCTTAATCCTTTTTCAATTTTAGAATAAGCAGACTTATCAACACTAATATAGTTAGCCACTGTATTTTTGTGGGAGTTTATTATTTTCAGCGCAGAAATTTTCCAGTGAGCCCATGCTAAAATGAGTCATTACTGAATACATAGTACTGAACACAGTATCATCAGATATTCTTATAAATGGTTTTTCCTGAACAGGATTTCCTAATAAAAAATGATCAACCTCAGCATCCTTTAAATCACCAAATTCAAAACTTATTTTTTGAAATATTTCCTTTAATCTATCCTCGGAAATGCTTGTATAAGTAGCTAAATTTTTTAAATCAAAGGAGAATATTTTTTCTAAAAAGTAATCAGAATGCATAAGGAACATCGCTTTAAGGTTTCGAAGATTTTTACCGAAATGTTTCCATAGATGATCATGATTTTCCTTAGGCATTTTATCAACCGGAAAAAGGGATTCATAGCTTTCGATAACAGATCTGTAAGAAGATTGCTTACAAAACTCTACTGTTTTGAGTCTATGTTCGTTAATCTTTTCCTCTACTATCTCTGTCATTTTATATAAAAGTTCTAAAAAATCGACTGGATCAAAACCATGATGATCTATAAAATTGGACGTTATTTTTTTTGCAATATCTAAAGTGATTTTCTTCATTTTGTGATCATAAGACCAATTTCGAACAGCTGTTGTATGCATAATCATTTCAGTCCGAAGAAGATGATGAGGAAGATCTTCAGCTGTTAAGACTGTATCAGGAAAATGCAATTGTTTGGTTCTGTATAATTTGCCCATTTCCTG
This genomic stretch from Chryseobacterium sp. POL2 harbors:
- a CDS encoding BT4734/BF3469 family protein, whose product is MVVSIFKNFNEVVENQKIIEVLNDIKTGKYINVITYLRKSLAESKMEAYERAKKSLPAFKPSASFKGGRKLEFVTAYTQIVVLDIDKLTKEQLTNAKALAQETPYTYSAFISPSGNGLKIFVKVNSSQENHKEAFIALQKFYEDFLGLPIDKSGKDVPVRFYRLKPLL
- a CDS encoding helix-turn-helix domain-containing protein; this translates as MANYISVDKSAYSKIEKGLRSLAIEEAQKIAQLFDMTIAKL